The following coding sequences lie in one Paracidovorax avenae genomic window:
- a CDS encoding SWIM zinc finger family protein, with amino-acid sequence MNDAAHRTDLLELTPEALTALANAGFVKRAQKDVAAGLLPRLATEADGTVVAEFADGVRTRLPPGRTLRDAACTCTASGMCRHRVMLVLAYQQDHARGATPGAAGEDASDGGAPAAAAATPAPAAEGPWSPAHFDDATVAASIAPSVLEQAARLAASRPVVAVQPWHGPSVPPAARLPMCTVRFFSRSSLVHARCDCQQGSGCAHVVVALWAFRAAGELTPGGDETMVEVAPRGEATPAAPEGSGTAPGRLRAPQALQLRDALDELLLALWLEGTSQPPMALAARFGAVRARAQALGWRWVDDGLAELSLLLQSQQARSSRDDPARTLQVAAELWARPRAAAHAEDAAAQPPGPSRPPLHASQILGIGVKGEVALDHLKLVSLGAALWADDAAEGASLLFADPDTQTVTVLERQWPRGEGGPGQALSGRRVAGFPLRQIAAGQVITKTATRRANGAIDIGSGARQTGVMPLSPTAWDDLAAPLRQGSVESLVERLRNMPPEFVQPRQAATGAAGGTSGPLHVVAFPGMHTEECTWDAAAQVLHARIASSSAALHLALPHRAAAPGAVDALARTLSGEWGALRAVAGPVALHQGRAVMQPLALLTDQRAVVPQIEAPAAQALALRTASETSTGARVLLGATSQWLAQWLRQGLRHQPGGLEVRARDQARQLRHAGLDRTAALLETVPARLRSPERGALLRTLSTLALLVQAQER; translated from the coding sequence ATGAACGACGCAGCGCACCGGACCGACCTGCTCGAACTCACCCCCGAGGCGCTCACCGCGCTGGCCAATGCGGGCTTCGTGAAGCGCGCGCAGAAGGACGTGGCCGCGGGCCTGCTGCCCCGCCTGGCGACGGAAGCCGACGGCACGGTGGTGGCGGAGTTCGCCGACGGCGTACGCACGCGCCTGCCGCCGGGCCGCACGCTGCGCGACGCGGCATGTACCTGCACGGCCAGCGGCATGTGCCGGCACCGCGTGATGCTGGTGCTGGCCTACCAGCAGGACCATGCACGCGGCGCAACGCCCGGGGCCGCTGGGGAAGATGCCTCTGACGGCGGTGCCCCCGCAGCCGCCGCGGCCACTCCCGCACCCGCGGCCGAAGGCCCCTGGAGCCCCGCCCATTTCGACGACGCGACGGTGGCGGCCAGCATCGCGCCCTCGGTGCTGGAGCAGGCCGCGCGCCTGGCGGCATCGCGGCCGGTGGTGGCGGTACAGCCCTGGCACGGCCCCTCGGTGCCGCCCGCGGCGCGGCTGCCGATGTGCACGGTGCGCTTTTTCTCGCGCAGTTCGCTGGTGCACGCACGCTGCGACTGCCAGCAGGGCAGCGGCTGCGCCCACGTGGTGGTGGCCCTCTGGGCCTTCCGCGCCGCGGGGGAACTGACTCCCGGTGGCGACGAGACCATGGTGGAGGTCGCGCCGCGCGGCGAAGCCACGCCGGCCGCGCCGGAAGGCAGTGGCACGGCACCGGGACGCCTGCGCGCTCCGCAAGCCCTGCAGCTGCGCGACGCGCTGGACGAGCTGCTGCTGGCGCTGTGGCTCGAAGGCACGTCGCAGCCCCCCATGGCCCTGGCCGCGCGGTTCGGCGCGGTACGCGCCCGGGCGCAGGCGCTGGGCTGGCGCTGGGTGGACGACGGCCTGGCCGAGCTGTCGCTGCTGCTGCAGTCCCAGCAGGCGCGCAGCAGCCGCGATGACCCCGCGCGGACGCTGCAGGTGGCGGCAGAACTGTGGGCGCGGCCGCGCGCCGCCGCGCATGCCGAGGACGCCGCCGCCCAGCCGCCGGGCCCGTCGCGGCCGCCGCTGCATGCGAGCCAGATCCTGGGCATCGGGGTGAAGGGCGAGGTGGCGCTGGACCACCTCAAGCTCGTGTCGCTGGGCGCGGCGCTGTGGGCCGACGACGCGGCCGAGGGCGCCAGCCTGCTGTTCGCCGACCCGGACACGCAGACCGTGACGGTGCTGGAGCGCCAGTGGCCGCGCGGCGAAGGCGGCCCCGGGCAGGCGCTGTCCGGCCGGCGGGTGGCGGGTTTTCCGCTGCGGCAGATCGCCGCGGGGCAGGTCATCACCAAGACCGCGACCCGGCGCGCCAACGGCGCCATCGACATCGGCTCCGGCGCGCGCCAGACCGGCGTGATGCCGCTCTCGCCCACGGCCTGGGACGACCTGGCTGCCCCGCTGCGCCAGGGCAGCGTGGAGTCGCTGGTGGAGCGCCTGCGCAACATGCCGCCGGAGTTCGTGCAACCGCGCCAGGCCGCCACGGGCGCGGCCGGGGGGACATCCGGTCCGCTGCATGTGGTGGCCTTCCCGGGCATGCACACCGAGGAGTGCACCTGGGACGCCGCCGCCCAGGTGCTGCACGCACGCATCGCGTCTTCCTCCGCTGCCTTGCACCTCGCCTTGCCGCACCGTGCGGCAGCGCCAGGCGCGGTGGACGCGCTGGCACGCACGCTGTCGGGCGAATGGGGTGCCCTGCGCGCCGTCGCGGGGCCGGTGGCCCTGCACCAGGGCCGCGCCGTGATGCAACCGCTGGCCCTGCTCACGGACCAGCGCGCGGTGGTGCCGCAGATCGAGGCCCCCGCCGCACAGGCGCTCGCGCTGCGCACGGCCAGCGAAACGTCCACGGGCGCCCGGGTCCTCCTCGGCGCCACGTCGCAATGGCTGGCGCAGTGGCTGCGCCAGGGCCTGCGCCACCAGCCTGGCGGGCTGGAGGTGCGGGCACGGGACCAGGCGCGCCAGCTCCGGCACGCCGGCCTGGACCGCACGGCGGCGCTGCTGGAGACCGTTCCCGCGCGGTTGCGGTCCCCGGAGCGCGGAGCGCTGCTGCGCACTCTGTCCACCCTCGCCTTGCTGGTTCAGGCACAGGAAAGATGA
- a CDS encoding GNAT family N-acetyltransferase: MTHTAPATLVRALEERAFNAWPAHQTVFHEGWVFRLSGGYTKRANSVNALVADAPFDGVREAAAVLYARHGLPAVFRISPLAPAEADQALADAGYQHFDPSLVLQRPLPPGSLPRPDGNTLVSTSPSSAWLEGFAAANGVALHHRNLHRGILDAIAHPVGYALQLGAHGHAVGFGLAVLERGAVGLFDLAVAPDHRGSGRGRALVEALLHWGSEAGATSAYLQVRAQNAPALRLYESMGFRTAYGYHYRVPG, from the coding sequence ATGACCCACACAGCCCCTGCAACCCTCGTCCGCGCGCTGGAAGAGCGCGCCTTCAACGCCTGGCCTGCGCACCAGACGGTATTCCACGAAGGCTGGGTGTTCCGGCTATCGGGCGGGTACACCAAGCGCGCCAATTCGGTCAACGCACTGGTGGCGGATGCGCCGTTCGATGGCGTGCGCGAGGCGGCGGCAGTGCTGTACGCGCGGCATGGATTGCCCGCCGTGTTCCGCATCTCGCCCCTGGCGCCGGCCGAAGCCGACCAGGCACTGGCGGATGCGGGCTACCAGCACTTCGACCCCTCGCTGGTGCTGCAACGGCCCCTGCCGCCGGGCTCGCTGCCCAGGCCCGATGGCAACACCCTGGTCAGCACCTCGCCATCGTCCGCGTGGCTGGAAGGCTTCGCGGCGGCCAATGGCGTGGCCCTGCACCACCGCAACCTGCACCGCGGCATCCTGGACGCCATCGCCCACCCCGTGGGCTATGCACTGCAGCTCGGCGCCCATGGCCATGCCGTCGGTTTCGGGCTGGCGGTGCTGGAGCGCGGCGCCGTGGGCCTGTTCGACCTGGCCGTGGCCCCCGACCACCGGGGCAGCGGGCGCGGACGCGCCCTGGTGGAGGCACTGCTGCACTGGGGCAGCGAGGCCGGGGCGACCAGCGCCTACCTGCAGGTGCGGGCGCAGAACGCACCTGCACTGCGGCTGTATGAATCCATGGGGTTCAGGACGGCCTACGGGTACCACTACCGGGTTCCGGGCTGA
- a CDS encoding cytochrome b, with translation MTTPSKYSATLRLLHWSMFALVALAYASINLRQAFERGSDSRLLMVEAHFLLGMLVLLLVLPRLAARWRSPQPPIEPPLPAPLRIGAHLGHGLLYAFLIVQPLLGMACRLVGGRGIGLPFTDASIRWPSAWVDKQLAGTLESAHEWLGTAFYWVIGLHIAAALWHALVRRDNALRRMW, from the coding sequence ATGACCACGCCCTCCAAGTACTCGGCCACGCTGCGACTGCTGCACTGGTCCATGTTCGCGCTCGTCGCGCTGGCCTATGCCAGCATCAACCTGCGCCAGGCCTTCGAGCGCGGCAGCGACAGCCGCCTGCTGATGGTGGAGGCGCATTTCCTGCTGGGCATGCTGGTGCTGCTGCTCGTGCTGCCGCGGCTGGCCGCGCGCTGGCGCTCACCGCAGCCGCCGATCGAGCCGCCCCTGCCGGCGCCCCTGCGCATCGGCGCGCACCTGGGGCATGGCCTGCTCTACGCCTTTCTCATCGTGCAGCCCCTGCTGGGCATGGCCTGCCGCCTGGTGGGCGGCCGCGGCATCGGCCTGCCATTCACGGACGCGTCCATCCGCTGGCCCTCGGCGTGGGTGGACAAGCAACTGGCCGGCACGCTGGAATCGGCCCACGAATGGCTGGGCACGGCCTTCTACTGGGTGATCGGCCTGCACATCGCGGCGGCGCTGTGGCATGCCCTGGTGCGCAGGGACAACGCGTTGCGGCGGATGTGGTGA
- a CDS encoding MarR family winged helix-turn-helix transcriptional regulator, whose product MPDKTATEDEGYVFSEQVGHLLRRVYQRHTALFQQYIPDSQLTVAQFVVLCSLHDQGSSSLAEVVKATVIDQATIRGVVDRLKQRGLISVDHDRVDRRKVVIELTDEGRDLVRTMQPFARRITQSTYGRLNPAERLALDFLLRKMLEGGEGE is encoded by the coding sequence ATGCCAGACAAGACCGCGACCGAGGATGAGGGATATGTGTTCTCCGAACAGGTGGGGCACCTGCTGCGCCGCGTGTACCAACGGCACACGGCGCTGTTCCAGCAGTACATCCCGGACTCCCAGCTGACGGTCGCCCAGTTCGTGGTGCTGTGCTCGCTGCACGACCAGGGCAGCAGTTCCCTGGCCGAGGTGGTGAAGGCCACCGTCATCGACCAGGCCACCATCCGGGGCGTGGTGGACCGGCTGAAGCAGCGCGGCCTGATCAGCGTGGACCACGACCGCGTGGACCGGCGCAAGGTGGTGATCGAACTCACCGACGAGGGCCGCGACCTCGTGCGCACCATGCAGCCGTTCGCGCGCAGGATCACCCAGAGCACCTACGGCCGGCTCAATCCCGCGGAACGGCTGGCGCTGGATTTCCTGCTGCGCAAGATGCTGGAGGGTGGCGAGGGCGAATAG
- a CDS encoding methyl-accepting chemotaxis protein, whose protein sequence is MSALVPAGRADAALRDDEYLITRTDIEGRMVYVNPAFVERSGYESGELLGQPASMMYAPDTPPELSADLWRTVKAHGAWTGVMRHRCKDGSCFWAQATITRTMQDGRHVGHTTVRTRAGEHEVARMRRFNAARQGGAVALHTLREGRLALRGIGGLLRLVTAPTLASRLALAQAANAVVVCLAAAQWFGARDVTPPAAIATFVVSLALGVALEMTRQRIRTPVRRLLSHARGIGAGDLTRPAQPDARADDEVARLGASMDVMQKSLASLVRDLREGVRTVDGAASEISDANMDLAARTEQTASAIEQAVGRMHELSDAVHRNATHADQTHRLAASSRDAAEQGRELVRQVIDGMGDIARSTAGISDISSMIEGIAFQTNILALNAAVEAARAGTHGRGFAVVAAEVRSLAQRSSEAVRQISQLLDVSRGHVASGERLAQAAGGSIDEIVRLASQVLATVGEMSQASQGQHEEITRINDVIGQIDDAVRQNSAMVEQAAAAAASLADQSRRLDHSVSLFRTGGAH, encoded by the coding sequence ATGTCGGCCCTGGTCCCTGCCGGCAGGGCGGATGCCGCCCTGCGCGATGACGAATACCTCATCACGCGGACCGACATCGAAGGCCGCATGGTGTACGTGAACCCCGCCTTCGTCGAGCGCAGTGGCTACGAGTCGGGGGAACTGCTCGGGCAGCCCGCCAGCATGATGTATGCGCCCGACACGCCGCCCGAACTGAGCGCCGACCTGTGGCGCACCGTCAAGGCCCATGGCGCCTGGACCGGCGTGATGCGCCACCGCTGCAAGGACGGCAGCTGCTTCTGGGCGCAGGCCACGATCACGCGCACGATGCAGGACGGCCGGCATGTGGGCCACACCACCGTGCGCACCCGGGCCGGCGAACATGAGGTGGCGCGGATGCGCCGCTTCAACGCCGCCCGGCAGGGCGGGGCGGTCGCGCTCCACACGCTGCGGGAAGGGCGGCTCGCCCTGCGCGGCATCGGCGGCCTGCTGCGCCTCGTGACCGCGCCGACGCTGGCGTCGCGGCTGGCGCTCGCCCAGGCGGCCAATGCCGTGGTGGTCTGCCTGGCCGCGGCGCAGTGGTTCGGCGCGCGGGATGTCACGCCCCCTGCCGCCATCGCGACCTTCGTGGTCTCGCTGGCGCTCGGCGTTGCGCTGGAGATGACCCGGCAGCGCATCCGCACGCCCGTGCGCCGCCTGCTGTCGCATGCACGCGGCATCGGTGCGGGCGACCTGACCCGGCCGGCGCAGCCGGACGCGCGCGCCGACGACGAGGTGGCCCGCCTCGGCGCCAGCATGGACGTCATGCAGAAAAGCCTGGCCAGCCTGGTGCGCGACCTGCGCGAGGGCGTGAGGACGGTCGATGGCGCGGCCAGCGAAATCTCCGACGCCAACATGGACCTGGCGGCGCGCACGGAACAGACCGCCTCCGCCATCGAGCAGGCGGTGGGACGCATGCACGAGCTGAGCGACGCGGTGCACCGCAATGCCACGCACGCGGACCAGACGCACCGGCTGGCCGCCTCGTCCCGCGACGCCGCCGAACAGGGGCGCGAGCTGGTGCGGCAGGTGATCGACGGCATGGGCGACATCGCGCGCAGCACCGCGGGCATTTCCGATATCTCCTCGATGATCGAGGGCATCGCCTTCCAGACCAACATCCTCGCGCTCAACGCCGCCGTCGAGGCGGCGCGCGCCGGCACCCACGGCCGCGGGTTCGCGGTGGTGGCTGCCGAAGTGCGCAGCCTGGCCCAGCGCAGCTCGGAAGCGGTCCGGCAGATCAGCCAGTTGCTGGATGTCTCCCGGGGCCATGTCGCCAGCGGGGAGCGGCTGGCCCAGGCCGCCGGCGGCAGCATCGACGAGATCGTGCGCCTCGCCTCCCAGGTGCTGGCCACCGTGGGCGAGATGTCCCAGGCCTCCCAGGGGCAGCACGAGGAAATCACGCGCATCAACGACGTCATCGGGCAGATCGACGATGCCGTCCGGCAGAACTCCGCGATGGTGGAGCAGGCCGCGGCCGCCGCCGCTTCCCTGGCGGACCAGAGCCGCAGGCTGGACCACTCCGTCTCCCTGTTCAGGACCGGCGGCGCCCATTAG
- a CDS encoding MFS transporter, whose amino-acid sequence MSSSFVSVEKGIQTAGVGRFQYRLFVIFGLVWLADAMQVLSIGFSAPSIAKTFGKTVPEALQTGTFFFIGMLIGAFVFGRLADRIGRRPVLMMAVVIDACAGVASAFAPEFAWLLVLRFITGIGVGGTLPVDYTMMAEFLPSDRRGRWLVLLESFWAVGTIFLAILALVAVSWGNDAWRVIFFVTGIPALVGVVLRFYIPESPMYLNRNGKSDQARQVLERVAKVNGNTTPIPPLQPEKQERKSLFALFSAELRRRSLALFLAWALISIAYYGVFVYLPVKLSSEGFAFMRGQVFLVVLALVQLPGFALSAYGVERWGRKPTLIGFLLLSAVGCMLYSLGSSPFVVIGSTLLMSFSLLGTWGALYAFTPEVYPTDLRASGMGMAGAVARFGGLFAPAIIAPIMATHFTLALAVLSAMLAGGALSIWAVDVESRNRALD is encoded by the coding sequence ATGTCATCTTCATTCGTTTCGGTGGAAAAAGGCATCCAGACAGCGGGTGTCGGCCGGTTCCAGTACCGGCTCTTCGTGATCTTCGGCCTGGTCTGGCTGGCCGACGCCATGCAGGTGCTGTCCATCGGCTTCAGCGCGCCGTCCATCGCCAAGACCTTCGGCAAGACGGTGCCCGAAGCGCTGCAGACCGGCACCTTCTTCTTCATCGGCATGCTGATCGGCGCCTTCGTCTTCGGCCGCCTGGCCGACCGCATCGGGCGCCGCCCGGTGCTGATGATGGCAGTGGTCATCGATGCCTGCGCCGGCGTGGCGTCGGCCTTCGCGCCCGAGTTCGCCTGGCTGCTGGTGCTGCGCTTCATCACGGGCATCGGCGTGGGCGGCACGCTGCCCGTGGACTACACCATGATGGCCGAGTTCCTGCCCAGCGACCGCCGCGGGCGCTGGCTGGTGCTGCTGGAATCGTTCTGGGCCGTGGGCACCATCTTCCTGGCCATCCTGGCCCTGGTGGCCGTGTCCTGGGGCAACGACGCCTGGCGCGTGATCTTCTTCGTGACCGGCATTCCGGCGCTGGTGGGCGTGGTGCTGCGGTTCTACATTCCCGAATCGCCCATGTACCTGAACCGCAACGGCAAGTCCGACCAGGCCCGCCAGGTGCTCGAGCGCGTGGCCAAGGTCAACGGCAACACCACGCCCATTCCGCCGCTGCAGCCCGAGAAGCAGGAGCGCAAGTCGCTGTTCGCGCTGTTCTCGGCCGAACTGCGCCGCCGCAGCCTGGCGCTGTTCCTGGCCTGGGCGCTGATCTCCATCGCCTACTACGGCGTCTTCGTCTACCTGCCCGTCAAGCTGAGCAGCGAGGGCTTCGCCTTCATGCGCGGCCAGGTCTTCCTGGTGGTGCTGGCCCTGGTGCAGCTGCCCGGCTTCGCCCTCTCGGCCTACGGCGTGGAGCGCTGGGGCCGCAAGCCCACGCTGATCGGCTTCCTGCTGCTCAGCGCCGTGGGCTGCATGCTCTACAGCCTGGGATCGTCGCCGTTCGTGGTGATCGGCTCCACCCTGCTCATGAGCTTCTCGCTGCTGGGCACCTGGGGCGCGCTCTACGCCTTCACCCCCGAGGTCTATCCCACCGACCTGCGCGCCAGCGGCATGGGCATGGCGGGCGCCGTCGCGCGCTTCGGCGGCCTGTTCGCCCCGGCCATCATCGCGCCCATCATGGCGACGCACTTCACGCTGGCCCTGGCCGTGCTGTCCGCCATGCTGGCGGGGGGCGCGCTGTCGATCTGGGCGGTGGACGTGGAATCGCGCAACCGCGCGCTCGACTGA
- a CDS encoding cytochrome c, with protein MSLPARSIAPPAAEIRGVPADLLHGLAVRPDRMGWDGLRYQGDALAGARLDDVRAMAGVVAAVRTGNFLGVVAMAPVHAQQAAVALAPVWRGMDAGASAPLPDAPAGDAFVWQPPRTDVHAGARAIAWCMEGHASLWLPACAPDMQALVAGEIAALLQLPVQAVRLFVLDGAAPPAMAWVDAAADAALLSRAVARPVSVACAGAEPCALALQPVARPSPGTGTALRPAESADEAPALFAFSSTLPWAVRPSCARLLSQSDAACAAALPSVQDAGTVQGGRHARGLSEAGVDDLNAAQVFASESLWHEWALEQGQDPLDWRLRHLPEGPARDLATRVVQSAPWPGDAKDGDGRLHGRGFATACMQTLDPKGRDRVVWSAWVAEVAVHPQTGEIEVTRVVAGHDSQHLQAAQGASMHAHTVEHDAQWLASARRLLGAPSAFDDWSSPAGAAANDAPAAGGALTAGTAGDGTLVRHGQLGLDGVATLPAAAAIANAIRHATGVRLREVPFQTEPLRLALAGEARAGSPRGRSALRRGLGWLAAGAAGIAGLAAMAWPMKPALPLTDGPDASLYSPQAIERGRLVAAAGDCVVCHTAPGGAPNAGGLGLETPFGTIYSTNITPDKETGIGRWSYAAFERAMRQGIHQDGRQLYPAFPYTAFAKLSDGDLQALYGYLMSRPAVQARAPETQLAFPYSLRPAMAGWNLLFHDATPFRADPARSAEWNRGAYLVEGAGHCAACHSPRNALGAEKGGIHYLGGGEAEGWSAPALNRLADGPLPWSRESLHQYLRTGFSARHGVAAGPMAPVIHGLAELPDADVRAIATYLMELPGRAPQAAPAPDAAPVSVPAAATAAAVPLPARTLDRHANGERIYQNACAVCHEAGSGPTLFGARPLLGLNTNLHAATPDNLVQVILHGIQQPANDALGYMPGFGDSLDDRQITDLLGYLRTRFAPEEKAWPIDTDTIRRLRATAHAGAP; from the coding sequence ATGAGCCTGCCGGCCCGTTCCATCGCACCTCCTGCGGCCGAGATCCGGGGCGTGCCCGCGGACCTGCTGCACGGCCTGGCCGTGCGGCCCGACCGCATGGGCTGGGACGGGCTGCGCTACCAGGGCGACGCACTGGCCGGTGCCCGGCTGGACGATGTGCGCGCCATGGCCGGCGTCGTGGCCGCGGTGCGCACTGGCAACTTCCTGGGCGTGGTCGCCATGGCGCCGGTCCATGCGCAGCAGGCGGCAGTGGCCCTGGCGCCGGTCTGGCGCGGGATGGATGCCGGAGCGAGCGCACCGCTGCCCGATGCCCCGGCGGGCGATGCGTTCGTCTGGCAACCGCCCCGCACCGATGTGCATGCCGGCGCGCGCGCCATCGCCTGGTGCATGGAGGGCCATGCCAGCCTGTGGCTGCCCGCCTGCGCGCCGGACATGCAGGCCCTGGTCGCTGGTGAAATCGCGGCGCTGCTGCAGTTGCCCGTGCAGGCCGTGCGCCTGTTCGTGCTGGACGGCGCTGCTCCGCCCGCGATGGCATGGGTGGACGCTGCGGCCGATGCGGCCCTGCTGTCCCGGGCCGTGGCCCGGCCTGTCAGCGTGGCGTGCGCGGGCGCCGAGCCATGCGCGCTGGCACTGCAACCCGTGGCCCGGCCTTCCCCGGGCACCGGCACCGCGTTGCGGCCGGCCGAAAGCGCTGATGAAGCGCCAGCCCTCTTTGCTTTTTCCTCCACTCTGCCCTGGGCCGTGCGGCCCAGTTGCGCACGCCTGCTGAGCCAGTCCGATGCGGCCTGCGCGGCGGCCCTGCCCAGCGTGCAGGATGCGGGCACCGTGCAGGGTGGACGCCATGCGCGGGGTCTCTCTGAGGCCGGTGTGGACGATCTCAACGCCGCGCAGGTGTTCGCGAGCGAAAGCCTGTGGCACGAATGGGCCCTGGAGCAGGGGCAGGATCCGCTGGACTGGCGCCTGCGGCACCTGCCCGAGGGTCCGGCGCGCGACCTGGCCACGCGCGTGGTGCAGAGCGCGCCGTGGCCCGGTGACGCGAAGGATGGCGATGGTCGCCTGCACGGCCGGGGCTTCGCGACCGCCTGCATGCAGACCCTCGACCCCAAGGGCCGGGACCGCGTGGTCTGGAGCGCCTGGGTCGCCGAAGTGGCCGTGCATCCGCAGACCGGCGAGATCGAAGTCACCCGCGTGGTCGCGGGCCACGACAGCCAGCATCTGCAGGCAGCGCAGGGCGCCAGCATGCACGCGCACACCGTGGAGCACGATGCGCAATGGCTGGCCAGCGCGCGCCGGCTGCTGGGTGCGCCGTCCGCCTTCGATGACTGGAGCAGTCCTGCAGGCGCTGCCGCCAACGATGCGCCGGCCGCAGGCGGGGCGCTCACGGCGGGCACCGCGGGTGACGGCACCCTGGTGCGCCACGGCCAGTTGGGTTTGGACGGCGTGGCCACTTTGCCGGCCGCCGCGGCGATCGCCAACGCCATACGCCACGCCACGGGCGTGCGCCTGCGCGAAGTACCGTTCCAGACGGAGCCTCTGCGCCTGGCGCTGGCCGGCGAGGCGAGGGCGGGCAGTCCACGTGGGCGCAGCGCGCTGCGCCGCGGCCTGGGCTGGCTCGCGGCCGGTGCCGCCGGCATCGCGGGCCTGGCCGCCATGGCGTGGCCGATGAAGCCGGCCCTGCCGCTCACCGACGGGCCCGATGCGTCGCTCTACTCTCCGCAGGCCATCGAGCGCGGCCGCCTGGTCGCGGCGGCCGGCGATTGCGTCGTCTGCCACACCGCGCCGGGCGGCGCCCCGAACGCGGGCGGCCTGGGCCTGGAGACGCCGTTCGGCACTATCTACTCCACCAACATCACGCCCGACAAAGAGACCGGCATCGGCCGCTGGTCATATGCGGCCTTCGAGCGCGCCATGCGCCAGGGCATCCACCAGGACGGACGCCAGCTCTATCCGGCCTTCCCGTACACGGCCTTCGCCAAGCTCAGCGACGGCGACCTGCAGGCGCTCTACGGCTACCTGATGTCCCGGCCCGCCGTGCAGGCCCGCGCGCCCGAGACGCAACTGGCCTTCCCCTACAGCCTGCGCCCGGCCATGGCCGGCTGGAACCTGCTGTTCCACGATGCCACGCCCTTCCGCGCCGATCCGGCCCGCAGCGCCGAATGGAACCGCGGCGCCTACCTGGTGGAAGGCGCGGGCCACTGCGCGGCTTGCCATTCCCCGCGCAATGCGCTCGGCGCCGAGAAGGGTGGCATCCACTACCTTGGCGGCGGCGAGGCCGAGGGCTGGAGCGCACCCGCGCTCAACCGGCTGGCCGACGGCCCGCTTCCCTGGAGCCGCGAGTCGCTCCACCAGTACCTGCGCACGGGTTTCTCAGCGCGCCACGGCGTGGCCGCCGGCCCCATGGCACCCGTGATCCACGGGCTGGCCGAACTGCCCGACGCCGACGTGCGCGCCATCGCCACCTATCTGATGGAGTTGCCCGGCCGGGCGCCGCAGGCCGCCCCGGCCCCCGATGCCGCGCCGGTCTCCGTGCCGGCTGCGGCCACGGCCGCAGCGGTGCCTCTGCCCGCGCGCACCCTGGACCGCCACGCCAACGGCGAGCGCATCTACCAGAACGCCTGTGCCGTCTGCCACGAGGCCGGCAGCGGCCCGACCCTCTTCGGCGCCCGGCCGCTGCTGGGGCTCAACACCAACCTGCATGCCGCCACGCCGGACAACCTGGTCCAGGTCATCCTCCACGGCATACAGCAACCCGCCAACGACGCCCTGGGCTACATGCCGGGCTTCGGCGACAGCCTGGACGACCGGCAGATCACCGACCTGCTCGGCTACCTGCGCACCCGCTTCGCACCGGAGGAAAAAGCGTGGCCGATCGATACGGACACGATCCGCCGGCTGCGTGCCACGGCGCATGCGGGCGCGCCATGA
- a CDS encoding (2Fe-2S)-binding protein, with product MGNPLQSSSPAPGLRLRVNGRACDVPAAPGTALLHVLRNDLELNGPKYGCGLGECGACTVLVDGVAARSCVIPVQAAVGREVTTLEGLGSRACPGPTQQAFIDCQAAQCGYCLNGMVMTVEALLRRNPNPSEQEVRNELHHNLCRCGTHVEILQAALRAARLRAGSRGAGGLATEAGECP from the coding sequence ATGGGAAACCCCCTCCAATCCAGCAGCCCGGCCCCCGGCCTCCGGCTGCGGGTCAACGGCCGCGCCTGCGACGTGCCCGCCGCGCCCGGCACGGCGCTGCTGCACGTGCTGCGCAACGACCTGGAGCTGAATGGCCCGAAGTACGGCTGCGGCCTGGGCGAGTGCGGCGCCTGCACGGTGCTGGTCGACGGCGTGGCCGCGCGGTCCTGCGTGATCCCCGTGCAGGCTGCCGTGGGCCGCGAGGTGACCACGCTCGAAGGGCTCGGTTCGCGCGCATGCCCCGGCCCCACGCAGCAGGCCTTCATCGACTGCCAGGCGGCCCAGTGCGGCTATTGCCTCAATGGCATGGTCATGACTGTCGAGGCCCTGCTGCGCCGCAATCCAAACCCCTCGGAGCAGGAGGTTCGCAACGAGCTGCACCACAACCTCTGCCGCTGCGGCACGCATGTGGAGATCCTGCAGGCCGCGCTGCGCGCCGCGCGACTGCGTGCGGGCAGCAGGGGCGCGGGCGGCCTGGCGACCGAAGCGGGGGAGTGCCCATGA